cctCTACTTGAATTTAAAAGCGCTAATTTAATAAATGCaggtaataaaagaattattggtATTACCTgcgtattaaattaaatagaattgaATTCATGTTtagtatatatgcatatgacATCTCTTTGTAGCATCCTGTCAGAATGCATTTGCTTCTGATAAATCGATTGATTATGTTTTTAATTGTGCTGGAGAAACAAAATGCGGGCAAACAGACCCTGTTTATAAAGAAGGCATTTACAAATTAAGTATTAATTGTGCTCAACAAGCTGCCAAAATTAAAGCAAATCATTTTGTTGAAATATGTTCAGGCAATCTGAGTTCTTctgaaaaagtaatataaattattctcttctttcatcaaatttatcatatttcaaaataatgcATTTGTGATTAATTGATTACATGATGTAAAGGTACCAtgtatagaagaagaaaatggagatCCATGGACATTTGttgcaaaatataaattacaagtGGAACACGATCTGAAGAACATACCAGATTTAAAATATACTATTCTTAGACCAGCAATAGTATATGGACCTGGTGATAGGAATGGCTTAggtattacaaatatatttcaaaggaatatcttcatttttaacTCTATACTCTGATGGATCATATAATGTGTTAAATTGTATGGTTTTgtgttacaaataatattctatataatattacaatgataTAAGTATCAtccatctatttttatattgtatagcaCCAAGGCTAGTAGTTGGAGCAGTCTATAAACATCTAGGAGAAATGATGAAATTACTTTGGGGACCAGATCTTCGTATGAATACAGTTCATGTAAGAGATATGGCTCGAGCTATATGGCATGTAGCAAACAGATCTGACACAATAggacaaatatataatgttgTTGATGAAGGAAATTCCACTCAAGGCTCCATAAGTGCTATCGTTTCAGAATTATTTAACATCAACCACGATTATTGGGGTACTACACTATCTACTCTGGCTAAAGTATGAGAaggattttaaaattattcttagtATGTTCTTatctatacttatatatattggGTGTTTTTCAATAAGTATTTTTACTACTTGCACTAAATAAAAGTGCaattatctaaataatatttttaatattccataCTACCCAGATTTCCATAAtgaaacataatttatttttgttttagactGATATGAGTTCTGTAGTCGAAGAGGTAAATGACAAACATATGGGTCCTTGGGCTGACGCATGTAATAAAGATGGAGTTGAGAATAGTCCTTTATCTCCATACATAGATCAAGAGTTGCTTTATaacaaacatttatatttaaaatcaggAAAGCTATCTCTTAATACAGGTTTTACGTATCTATATCCTAAACTCACAAAAGAATCACTTAAAGAggtaataacaaataatgtgaatgtaaatattaatgaagatat
This is a stretch of genomic DNA from Vespula vulgaris chromosome 2, iyVesVulg1.1, whole genome shotgun sequence. It encodes these proteins:
- the LOC127061599 gene encoding uncharacterized protein LOC127061599, encoding MATPVADKKPRVIVLGGCGFIGRNLVEYLLDNDLVSYLRVVDKVPPQTAWLNSKHAKIFENPLLEFKSANLINAASCQNAFASDKSIDYVFNCAGETKCGQTDPVYKEGIYKLSINCAQQAAKIKANHFVEICSGNLSSSEKVPCIEEENGDPWTFVAKYKLQVEHDLKNIPDLKYTILRPAIVYGPGDRNGLAPRLVVGAVYKHLGEMMKLLWGPDLRMNTVHVRDMARAIWHVANRSDTIGQIYNVVDEGNSTQGSISAIVSELFNINHDYWGTTLSTLAKTDMSSVVEEVNDKHMGPWADACNKDGVENSPLSPYIDQELLYNKHLYLKSGKLSLNTGFTYLYPKLTKESLKEVLDDYVAMKIFPHSLVL